From the genome of Phreatobacter cathodiphilus, one region includes:
- the eda gene encoding bifunctional 4-hydroxy-2-oxoglutarate aldolase/2-dehydro-3-deoxy-phosphogluconate aldolase: protein MLPDARPLLELAPVIPVLTIRDVRQAVPLARALAAGGLSVIEVTLRTPQAADAIRAIAREVPEALVGAGTITRIEDIQVATAAGARFLVSPGTPPALADALAAMPIPVLPGCATVTEAMALAARGFTALKFFPAEPSGGAAFLKSLSGPLPGLVFCPTGGIDAAKAPTYLALANVGAVGGSWIVPDDALAAGDYDRITALARAARALRP from the coding sequence ATGCTTCCCGACGCCCGCCCGCTTCTCGAACTCGCTCCGGTCATCCCGGTCCTGACCATCCGGGACGTCCGGCAAGCGGTGCCGCTGGCGCGGGCGCTGGCAGCGGGCGGCCTCTCGGTCATCGAGGTGACGCTCAGGACGCCGCAGGCGGCGGACGCCATCCGCGCCATCGCGCGGGAGGTGCCCGAGGCGCTGGTGGGGGCCGGCACCATCACGCGGATCGAGGACATCCAGGTGGCGACGGCTGCGGGCGCGCGCTTCCTCGTCTCGCCCGGTACGCCGCCGGCTCTCGCCGACGCGCTCGCCGCCATGCCGATCCCGGTCCTGCCGGGCTGCGCGACGGTGACGGAGGCCATGGCGCTGGCCGCCCGCGGCTTCACCGCCCTCAAGTTCTTTCCCGCCGAGCCCTCGGGCGGCGCGGCCTTCCTGAAGAGCCTGTCCGGCCCCCTGCCGGGCCTCGTCTTCTGCCCCACCGGGGGGATCGATGCAGCCAAGGCCCCGACCTATCTGGCGCTGGCCAATGTCGGGGCGGTCGGCGGGTCGTGGATCGTGCCGGACGACGCGCTGGCGGCGGGCGACTACGACCGCATTACCGCCCTGGCGCGGGCGGCGCGGGCGCTTCGCCCCTGA
- a CDS encoding nuclear transport factor 2 family protein — MPARSTVERFVALVESGDHVGAIEAFYAEDASMQENLAPPRVGKAMLIAHEKAALARVASVHTHKVKTLLVDGDQVAIHWIFDFTLPDGSTRRFDEMALQTWRGEEIVTERFFYDPATTR, encoded by the coding sequence ATGCCCGCGCGCAGTACGGTCGAGCGCTTCGTCGCCCTGGTCGAGTCCGGCGATCATGTCGGGGCGATCGAGGCCTTCTATGCCGAGGACGCCTCGATGCAGGAGAATCTGGCACCGCCGCGGGTCGGCAAGGCGATGCTGATCGCCCACGAGAAGGCGGCGCTGGCCCGTGTGGCCTCGGTCCATACCCACAAGGTGAAGACCCTTCTGGTGGACGGCGACCAGGTGGCGATCCACTGGATCTTCGACTTCACCCTGCCCGACGGCTCCACCCGCCGCTTCGACGAGATGGCGCTGCAGACCTGGCGGGGCGAGGAGATCGTGACGGAGCGCTTCTTCTACGACCCCGCGACGACGCGCTGA